A region of the Phaeodactylum tricornutum CCAP 1055/1 chromosome 1, whole genome shotgun sequence genome:
gaagctATTCGGTTGAAAGAATTTGACCCAGACGGCGAATCTGGCCGAGACGCGGAGGTGCTTACGATCAAAGGGGTGCTCTTTATTTTAAGcggaaaacaacaagaaggTCTAGAGTGCTACGAAAAAGCCCTGCAAGTCTTGGTGACAAAGGCGTCTCACAAGAAGGAAGAGGTGGCATCGCTGTTGCACCTGATCGGATGCGTCTACTTACTGAATGGTGAACAGACGAAGGCGATGAAACTCTTCAAAGAGAGTCTTCAAGCGAGACGTAAAGTCCTTGGATTTGTTCATCTAGATGTCGCCGCTACGCTGTTCAATATGGCATTTGTCCATCAAACCCGCAACCGCCCGGAAAAGGCTCTCAAATGTTTGGAAGAGGCACTCAAGATTCGTCAGCTACGGCTTCCCGACGGCGAAAAAGTTGCCGTGACCCACGAGCGTATCGGGGCCCTTGCTCGATCAATAGGGAAGTCCAAGAAAGCTGAGATTGCCTTCACTGAAGCGCTTCGTATAAGGAAGGTGATTCACGGCGATAGCCACGAGGCGATTGCTTCCGTTTTACAGGAGCTCGGCGATCTCATGCACGATCTTGAGGAATATGAAGACGCTATGAAGTATTATACTGAAGCGCTAGATATTCGCCACGAACGTCTCGGCCCTACAGACTTGGCAGTGGCAGAAACGCTATATAGTATGGGTTTTACGCTCCAAGCAAACGACGCTTCCGACCGCGCCTTGGCGTTTTTTGATGAGTCTTTGCAGATCCGGACGAAGCATCTTGGCGAAGATTCGAATGAGGTTGGGGACACATTAAATATGATGGGTTTCTTACAGGTCAAACGAGGTGAATTGGATGAGGCCCTCGGGTTGTTGTGGGAAGCACTACAGATCAGAAAACTCCAGAAGGACTCGATAAAGGTCTCTGAGACGCTAAAGAACATTGGCAATGTTCAccgcgaaaaagaagagcacGATCTTGCTATAGAGTGCTACGAAGAATGTCTTCGAATCCGACGATCTGAGCTCGGCGACGAACACGAAAAGGTAGCCGACGCTTTGATTGCGATTGGAAATGTATACAGCGATATAGAtgagaaagaagaagccaaggaatGCTACAAAGAAGGTTGGTTTCAGTGATCCATGGCGTGGCTTCGAGCAGTCAAGAAGTACACTAACATTTGTCCTCTCACTCACAATTTTTTCCTCAGCCCTGACGATTCGTACCATCTGTTTCGgtgaaaatgatgaaagTGTCGCGGCCGTTCTCCAATACATGGGGACACTAGAATTTCGTGCGGGGGAACTGGATCGTGCACTGCAACTTTTATCGGAATTCATCCGCATTCGTAAGAATAGCCAAACGGAAAAGGATGGCGACTACGTCAATGTACTCTTCATGATGGGCAACGTACACAAGATGCAAGGGAGTGAAGAAGAGGCCCAAAAGTGTTGGACGGAAGCTTATGAAGTGTTCCAAGGGTTAGGTCTAGTTGAGGACAATCCGGAAATTGCCGAACTGATGGGAAATCTGCTGAAGGAGCACGACGATAGCAGGCCGGAAAGACCGCATGAACACGGCAATGGCAAATTTAAAAACATGCTTGGTCGGCTCACCGAAAAGATGAAGGGCACCTTTAACGAAGCCAACAAACTTGGCCACGGACGCAGCAAGAATAGGGGCCACCAACTATGAACTACACTACTTTTCGTAATTCTAATAAGGACTTTTACTCATGAACTTCGGTACAACAGTCTGCAATAGGGAATCAAGTTGAAGCGACTGCTTTAGACGAAATACGTCGCTTAAGTTCCATACGTGCGACCCGGTCCGTCTCGGCCCGCAGTAAGTTGAACAGCAAATCGGCCTTTTGCCATTCCGAATCTTCGTAAAAAGCGTTGCGCAAATGTATTTTGGACATGCGCATCACTTGGCGACCGTTCAGAGCAGGGGAAATCTTCTGATCACACCCATTCCAGAGACGTTTTTGCTTCATCCAAGATACAAGCTGCTCATGAGTCCAGTTCTTGGGGGCCACAGCTCGGCACTCGGCCGATTCGGTTCTTATCGTTCGCACGGGACCGGCTTCACAAGTCGTGTTATACAACTGAGCCACAGCCATCAGCGTCTCAAACGAGTGCTCGAAATCGGTTCCGTTTGGCGCAATCGTCGCCAAGATTGCCAGCTTGGAGTTGGGATTTTCCAAAGTATCGCGCAAAACGCGAGTCAGTAAACTAGATCTGTACGACACGTGGGCATCTCGAGCGGCGCGGGCTCGGAGGCATTTTTTGAGAGCGTACAAACTTGCGTTGATTTCGGCACTTTCGGCTTGACGAGCACGATCATGATAAAGGCTATCGTGACGACGCTCGGTACCCGCACAATCCACCAACAGCAAACGGCCTCCTGTCTTGAGTGAAATTTGACAAACACCATGCGAGCGGCTCGAAACGTCGTTGCGTTCGGTAGACTGCGTCGTACGGCGAGCTTTCGCCTGGGCTAGAGCTTGCATCAAATCCTCCACCGAGCTTACTGACACCGATTCGGCATTGACAAAGTGTACCGTATTATCACCTTGTTCCATAACACGAACCTCCGAATTGCCAATCAAATCTCGGCATAGCTTGCCACTTAATTCCAAACACTGTAAAACTACTTCTGCTTTGTCGCACTGTGGCTCTTGACGATTGCATAGGAACAACTCCTCTGCTATAAACCGTTCCATGGCAGTCATGCTGTACGTTTTGCCCGATCCTGTTTGGCCAAAGCACAATAAGGTGGACTTGCCACCGGCTTGGGCTTCCAGTACCAACGGATGCACGACCGTTTTGTAGATGTCCTCATTGCTGGCAACTTCATCAAATACATGCGAAAATGCCAGCGAAAATGGTTGTACCGTTTTAGTCCTCATATCGGGCTGCATGGACGCTTTGTAAATGGTGACAATTCCGTCCTCCAGTTTCTCTACCACATCAAAATCACCATTCTCGAGTTCGTCAGGGAAGATAGGCCGTTTGCGGATGTAGACGGGAATGTCGGGTGCGGCCGGTTGTTTGGGAATCGCCTTTAATTTCGCTGTGAGTGCGCGACAACGACTGATTTCACCGGCAAATTCGTCGGCGAATTTTAGTCGCGCCGAGCGTTTATCGAGATTGCGGCGTGTCGAAGGCTGCTCATCGTCCTTACTGATAGATCGCTGTTGGTTGGTATCCCGTGTGGTAGAATGAAGAGGAGTGCGATGACTGGGTGTCAAGCGATCAGCTCGGGGTGATCTGCTGCTAATTCTTCCGTCACGAATGCTATTCGTTGGGGCACTATTTGTCGTTTGCTGCGAGCGAGGAGACTTTGTAGCACGAGTTCTATTTGGGGTCGCCGTAAACCCGGACACTACCAACTGTGTCTCGTTCGTATTCGGACTACCCGCATGCCTGGTAGTCTTGCGGGAAGTGGTGGCCGGCCTCGGTACTCCTCGAGTGTCCTTGGGACTCAAGTTTGAGACAGCACGAGGAGAAGGTGTGAAAAAGGCCGTGTTTGGCAATGCAGCTGCGTTGTTCACGGGAGTCCCGGCCGTGACGGACGATCGTTGGGAACGGGAGTCCCGACTAAGCGTAGTACGATGACTAACGATGTTGCGATGTTTTTCCAGTCGAGCACGCCGAGCGGCCGCTGAGGAAGCCGTGGCACGCgtcaaagacgaagaaacatGGGGAGTATGAGGTGCCGGGGACGGTGTTTTGTCGCTCTTGAGGATCTGTTGACGTATTTTACGGGACAAGGGTGTCGGAGCGGACCGTGGGGTTTGCGGCTTTGTGTTTTCTAGCTGCCCTTCTAGTTCGTCACAAGTCGAAACGGTTTTGTTGGAACACGATTTCGTCGAAGATGACGGCTTCGAGGACGCCGAGGTCGGACCAGGAAGGCTCGACTTGGCAGTGGACGAAGGAATGCCACGACGTTCGGGTCTAGTCGCAACTGTACGACGATACCGCTCCAGATCGAGACATTTTTGATCCGTCACCGACATTGTGTTGGTCTGTGTTTACTCGAAAGAAACAGAAAGAATGAGTAACCAACAGTAAGGTGACGCAGCTCGCAACCCAACACCCCACTATGGCATCCTGGCGGGGAACGAGGAAAGGAACGAAATGCGCCCAGAAGGGAACACCGCAAGACTGTTGTCGTTGATCCCGACGTTTTCGCAATTGTCGGCTTGCTTTCGTGATTTGGAATGAAAATACGTTTCCGTATACCAGGATATAACTAAAAAGTCCCAAAACGGAACAAATAACCGCAAAATGCTTTCAAACTCATCTCACATACGGCATTAGCGGTGACTTTCGGTTCGACCAATAACAGAAAGTTACCTGCAAGCTCACAGTTATATTGACAATGCATATTCATCTACTCGCACAACTCCATATTCCGTTTACTAGGAAACAATCACGGAAAGACTCGATCCATTTTCCTTCGAACGTCCCAACCATCACGATTCGTCTGTCTGTAACCCTATCCGCCCTTATCATGACGACGAGGAGTGATGATTGCATTGACATTCCACCGCACGTCCTATAGCTGTAACTCTGACAGAAAACATCAGACTCACCTCATCGGACGGACTGGACGGTACTTGCTCCTCGGAAACAGGATACACCGTCCTTTTGGCAAGTGACGGTTACTTGACGCCAATTGCTCACATTTAGGTTAACTTAGAAGCCATTGGAATTTGAAATTATAGGAAGGCTTTTCATTAACATCGGAAgatttttccttttcctcccaCTGATCCAAGTGCCTTTGTCTTTTTGATTTCATGGCGGCAATCATTGGCAATTCATTACTTGTACCTCGGCGGCTGGTTCTTATCGCAATGGCTGTCTCGGTTCTATTGTTCGTTCTCCGACCCGTGAGTTCTTTTTCCTTTAGACCCGTGGGACGGTCTTATGCCGCGGCGATTACGCAAAGCAATGGTCTACGACGGAGCACACGGGGGCACGCTGTCGGTGTGTCGATTTCCCGGAGGGACCCCGATGCGATGCCCTCTCGCctcttttcgtcgtcaacgGACAGCAACAAGGAAACAAAGGCGTCAGTAGAAGAGCAGATCAAAGTGAAAGGAGACGAGATTCGAGCGCTCAAGGAATCTGGAGCAGACAAATCAACCGTTGCCCCTTTAATTGACGAATTGCTCGCTCTCAAAGCAAAGCTTGATCCTTCTATTCTCGAACCCCCAAAAAAGGCACCGAAAGCCCAAACGCAGCCAAAAAAGCAACAGAATCAATCCGGTAAGAGGGAGAACGATGATTCTGATTTTATCACTGCTCGTGAAGTGGATTATTCGAAATGGTACAACGATATCGTTCGCGTCACTGGCCTCGCTGAAACTTCACCAGTTCGTGGCTGCATGGTAATCAAGCCGTGGGGCATGTCACTCTGGGACCGTGTTCGTACCGAGCTTGACGCCAAAATTCAAGCACATGGTGCCGAAAATGCTTACTTCCCTTTGCTCATACCCCAATCCTTCCTTTCCAAAGAAGCCGAACATGTTGACGGTTTCGCCAAGGAATGCGCCGTAGTCACCCATCACCGTCTCACGACTAACCCAGACGGCAGCGGTTTAATGGTCGACCCCGAAGCGGCTCTCGAGGACCCCCTCATTGTTCGTCCCACTTCCGAGACCATGATTTGGTACATGTTCCGCAAATGGATCGTCTCCCACCGTGACTTGCCACTCAAAATCAACCAGTGGGCCAACGTAATGCGTTGGGAAATGCGGACCCGACCGTTTCTGCGGACTTCTGAATTTTTGTGGCAGGAGGGACACACAGCCCACGCGACACGGGATGGAGCCATTGCGGATGCCCAAGCTATGCTTGATAACTATGCCACATTGTGCGAAGATTTGCTGGCCATGCCGGTAGTACGCGGTGTGAAGAGTCCATCGGAGCGCTTCGCAGGCGCCGAAGATACGTATACAATTGAAGCCTTGATGCAGAATGGTTGGGCCTTACAGTCCGGGACATCGCACTTTCTGGGGCAGTCTTTTGGTAAGGCCTTTAACGTGACGTTCCAGGACGAGAATGGTACGCAGCAAGATGTGTGGGGGACCAGCTGGGGTGCCTCCACTCGATTAATTGGTGCTCTTATCATGACGCATTCGGATGACGCTGGTTTGGTCTTACCACCGAAAGTAGCTCCAGCTCAGGTTATAATTGTCCCAATCCCTCCAAAAAAGGACGACGCAGAGACGAAACAAGCCATGGATATTGCTATGAATCAATTGACGGCAAGCTTGAAAGCTGAAGGTTTGCGCTTCAAGGTGGACGATCGTGATTTCGTCCGCAGTGGTGCAAAGTTCTTTGAATGGGAACGCAAAGGTGTGCCTCTGCGTATTGAAATTGGACCACGAGACGTTCGCAACAACGTCTGCGTCTTCAAGTACCGTGCGGGTGAGAATGCTGACGAAAAGCAAACGATTCCGCTGTCCGAAGCGGCGGCATCCGCAACGGCCGGCTTGAAAAGTATGCAGCAAGACTTGTTGGAAGCGGCAAAAGCGAGATTGACCAATGGAATTACGACGGACACGACATACGAAGAAATGAGAACGTTTTTGGAAGCCGACGAGGCGTCCGAGTATTCTGGGAAGGGTCTGTTCTTGGTGCCGTGGAAGTGTGACGCCGAGAACGAAAACAAGATCAAAGAGGAATGCAAGGCTACTATTCGATGCTACCCGCTTGACGCAAACAAGCAAGGTTTGCACCAAGGCAAGAAATGTTTCTATAGCGGCCATGACGCAACGCACATGGCACTGTTTGGAAGGGCGTTTTAGCGCTAGAAAGGAATTATAACAAGACTGTAAATCGCATCGTGCTAACATCCGTTCATTCTCAATAAGTTGCGTAGCGAGATCGACACATTCTAGTACTTAAATGATTCATAATAGGAAGGGGCCTTCGTCAATTGGCGATCCAGCTCGCGATCTACAATGAGGGACAAGGGGGCGTGGTGGCCAACTTCGAGGTCCATCATTTTGCTTAATTCGGCGACAAACCTGGTACCCGGACTAAACCTGCTCATACCCGAAGGACGCTTCGGCTCGGAATAGTATGACGCATCTCGTTCTTGACGCCGTACCGAAAAACGAGGTGAGTGGAAGCTGTTCGCATTGCGATCACTGCGTGGGGGTGTTCGGATTGGTTCGGAGGGATATCGCTGTTGGTACCTGGAATCTCGTGGCGGTGAGGGACTCTGATAGCGCCTGGGCAGGGACTGGTAATTCTCGCGTGCGTCAAGCTCGCTCCGGAGTGCGTCACGGTCGTATTGTGTTTGATCTAGAGCTCGACGCAATTGTTGGTTTTCGTCCTCGAGTTGGCGGACGCGTGCTTGATAGTGGGCCTTCGTGTCCGTCTTTTCCTGTTCTAGACATCGCATCGCGGCTTCTTGTTGATCTAGAACATTACGCATGTAATCCAACACGCCTCGTTTCCAGTCGGATGATTCCGAGCGATCTGCATTGGAATTTTTCGACCGAGACACAAAACGAAAAGGGCTTTCCGAGATTTCCTCTCGCGTCGCATCGTGTGTGGTCGGCAGATCCGGCAAGTGCGAGAAACGATTGTGCGCTGGAGTTTCCACCGGCGGCGGTGACGAGAAGAAACGGTTCTGCGTTGTTACCGGCGTCTCCCTCGTTGTCGTGTTATCCTGTGAAatgggtgtcgtcgtcaccgttGGTTTGGTTGTCTGTGAGATTCGCTGCGCTTTGGCTTGTGCCACCCGCTCACGCAATGAAACCTGCTGATCTAGCGGTCGCGTCAAAGcgtccatttctttttcgaacgACTCCAAAACATTGTCGATATCTTGGTAATCGGTAGGATACTTGCCATCGTCCGCACTactctcgtcttcgtccagcACCGTTTGGGCGTGGATACGACTTTGGCTCGAGGTCATTGTCGTGATTTGTCGCGACACCTGCGGGGTTTGGACAAAGCTACCTGCTTGACAGTAAGCCCATTCGACGGGGTCCTGTTTCGGTCCGTTTCATTGGCTCACTTGCAAGGGAACATAACAAAAACGGATCACATTTCCTCTCCATATATTGCTATGAACGCTTGTGTGCAATATTTGAACATATTTGAAAACGAGAAGGCCAAAGCGTTTTACCGTCCATGACGATATCCTATCCGAGTCCGACCAGGATCCATGTCAAGTCCCGAAGAAAAGGCCATCCGGGACCAAGGTGGATGACGTGTGCAGACAAGAGATATTTGAAGGGGGGGCGTACCCGGAAACTAGTCACATGCTTTTCCTGCACGCACGCGCTCATTGTTGAAGTGTCCGCACACACAAGCCAACGTAAGAAGACACGGGTGCCAGAAAAAGGTGCCAAGTCGAACGATACGCAGCATCCGTCGTTCCCTCGTTTCCGcaaaccaaccaaccacTGTCTGGGAATCGGATGGCCGTTTCCTCCCTCGGCGGTCTCGTCTGGAATCTCGGTTCGCACCACTTCGTCGTATAGCACCCCAACGGTGCAAACAAGCACAAGAGTATAGAATGAGGCATTTGAGAGGCGTACTAATTACACTGATTCTAGATTGGGTTTCTTTATCGCGATCGTTGACGACACACGCTCCGTACAGGCGTACCACAGCTACACGTTCCACCTGTACTGCTCGGCAAACCCGGGGATCCCAATTGGCATCCACCACACCTTTCGATCGCGATCAGAGTGAAAGCTTTATTGTTCCCAACGAAGACGTTAACCCGATTATTCGGCTTGGAAAGGATGAGCAGGAAAAAATTGTGAACGGATTTGGCCTTTGGTGCGCAGCTGTTTCCGTCTTTACGGGGCCCTTGTGGGTCGCTGCCATGAGTACACTACAAGCTATTTACAAAATTAACGCCGACTGGGATCCGAATCGAGCACTCTACGACAAAACGGGCAAAATTTGGTCCAAAACCTGGCTCACACTGACAGATTCCTATCCGACCTTTTCCGGCGATGTGGACCGCTTAAAAAGTTCTCAAGGCCCATGTCTATACGTGGCGAATCACGCATCTTGGCTGGACATTCCGGTGATCTGCACCGTTTTAGATCCAGTTTTCAAGTTTATTGCCAAGGGAGAATTGCGCAAAGTGCCATGTATTGGACAACAACTAGAGGGGGTATGTATTCGTTGTATTCGTAGGAATCGTACACTGTACACGACCGCCTTGCGTGCGTTGACTCACACATTGTCTCCTCTATCCATACACATCTCTCGCACTGTTCCACGACAGGGAAATCACATTCTCATCGATCGAGAGGACCGTCGGTCGCAACTGCGCACATTCAAAGATGGTATTGGTTGGCTGAAAAAGGGCGTACCAATCATGGCCTTTCCCGAAGGTATGCGCTCCCGCGATGGAAAACTCATGGATTTCAAAGGAGGGCTCTTTTCGATGGCGGTAAAAACACAGGTGCCCATTGTTCCAATCACGATTTCGCACACGCACGCCGTCATGCCGTCCAACGCCTTGTTTCCCGTGCAAACAGGAGCCGGCAAACTTCACGTACATGTTCACGATCCCATCGACACGACTGGCAAGACCGAAGCCGAACTAGGAGCACTGGTACGGGCATCCTTTTTGTCCACCTTACCGTTGGGACAGCATCCAAAGCCAGTAGTACCAGAAATTGAGCAAACAGCCGAAAAAGACCATAAGACGATTCCGATTACTCCCAAAGTGCAAGATACACACCACCTTCATCAACAGCATATTACACCCAGTCAGACCTTATCGCACTACACAGCAGCCTCTTCTACAATAAATTCCAGCCAGGAAGTTACATCAAAGAATCGGACGGAGGAGACTACTGTACCATAATCGGAAACGACAATTCAAGGGGACTGTCCCAGCCCTTTCCGATGtcaactgactgtgagtgtgcTGGTTTTGCTACCCACAGTCAATCACAACTTACATCAGCACAAAATCCTAGATAACAACAAATAGTTGCGTTAAAATGGCCATTGCGCCTTTGACTAATTCGGTTATCCGTCTTTATGCCTTGGTCACTCGAGTCACTGTGAAAAAACAAGAATGATTAGTTCACGTCGAAATGAAATTTACAAAACCCCCAACTTGGTTCAACGCCAACACGGCACTTACACAAGGGATTACGATCTCGCAGAAAGTAGAGCTTGGCACGTTTCACCTTGCGCTTTCCCTTGTAAATAAAGTTCTCTTCCAACACTTTCAAAGATCTGAGCAACGGACTGTGCAACGGTACCCGGCGCTCAATAGGCTCACCGAAAACGACATCACG
Encoded here:
- the LPT1 gene encoding 1-acyl-sn-glycerol-3-phosphate acyltransferase (Catalyzes the conversion of Acyl-CoA and 1-acyl-sn-glycerol 3-phosphate (lysophosphatidic acid) to CoA and 1,2-diacyl-sn-glycerol 3-phosphate (phosphatidic acid). Membrane bound.; Lysophosphatidic acid acyltransferase) is translated as MRHLRGVLITLILDWVSLSRSLTTHAPYRRTTATRSTCTARQTRGSQLASTTPFDRDQSESFIVPNEDVNPIIRLGKDEQEKIVNGFGLWCAAVSVFTGPLWVAAMSTLQAIYKINADWDPNRALYDKTGKIWSKTWLTLTDSYPTFSGDVDRLKSSQGPCLYVANHASWLDIPVICTVLDPVFKFIAKGELRKVPCIGQQLEGGNHILIDREDRRSQLRTFKDGIGWLKKGVPIMAFPEGMRSRDGKLMDFKGGLFSMAVKTQVPIVPITISHTHAVMPSNALFPVQTGAGKLHVHVHDPIDTTGKTEAELGALVRASFLSTLPLGQHPKPVVPEIEQTAEKDHKTIPITPKVQDTHHLHQQHITPSQTLSHYTAASSTINSSQEVTSKNRTEETTVP
- a CDS encoding predicted protein, whose product is MTSSQSRIHAQTVLDEDESSADDGKYPTDYQDIDNVLESFEKEMDALTRPLDQQVSLRERVAQAKAQRISQTTKPTVTTTPISQDNTTTRETPVTTQNRFFSSPPPVETPAHNRFSHLPDLPTTHDATREEISESPFRFVSRSKNSNADRSESSDWKRGVLDYMRNVLDQQEAAMRCLEQEKTDTKAHYQARVRQLEDENQQLRRALDQTQYDRDALRSELDARENYQSLPRRYQSPSPPRDSRYQQRYPSEPIRTPPRSDRNANSFHSPRFSVRRQERDASYYSEPKRPSGMSRFSPGTRFVAELSKMMDLEVGHHAPLSLIVDRELDRQLTKAPSYYESFKY
- a CDS encoding predicted protein, producing RVGDAIEIEMVSDGGVKSDDTDLIRGVVIGITRRALDTTVLLRDVVFGEPIERRVPLHSPLLRSLKVLEENFIYKGKRKVKRAKLYFLRDRN
- a CDS encoding predicted protein, whose product is MAAIIGNSLLVPRRLVLIAMAVSVLLFVLRPVSSFSFRPVGRSYAAAITQSNGLRRSTRGHAVGVSISRRDPDAMPSRLFSSSTDSNKETKASVEEQIKVKGDEIRALKESGADKSTVAPLIDELLALKAKLDPSILEPPKKAPKAQTQPKKQQNQSGKRENDDSDFITAREVDYSKWYNDIVRVTGLAETSPVRGCMVIKPWGMSLWDRVRTELDAKIQAHGAENAYFPLLIPQSFLSKEAEHVDGFAKECAVVTHHRLTTNPDGSGLMVDPEAALEDPLIVRPTSETMIWYMFRKWIVSHRDLPLKINQWANVMRWEMRTRPFLRTSEFLWQEGHTAHATRDGAIADAQAMLDNYATLCEDLLAMPVVRGVKSPSERFAGAEDTYTIEALMQNGWALQSGTSHFLGQSFGKAFNVTFQDENGTQQDVWGTSWGASTRLIGALIMTHSDDAGLVLPPKVAPAQVIIVPIPPKKDDAETKQAMDIAMNQLTASLKAEGLRFKVDDRDFVRSGAKFFEWERKGVPLRIEIGPRDVRNNVCVFKYRAGENADEKQTIPLSEAAASATAGLKSMQQDLLEAAKARLTNGITTDTTYEEMRTFLEADEASEYSGKGLFLVPWKCDAENENKIKEECKATIRCYPLDANKQGLHQGKKCFYSGHDATHMALFGRAF
- the pT-KIF12 gene encoding kinesin family-like protein (Kinesin-related motor protein required for mitotic spindle assembly and chromosome segregation; related to DSK1 of the diatom Cylindrotheca fusiformis), giving the protein IPVYIRKRPIFPDELENGDFDVVEKLEDGIVTIYKASMQPDMRTKTVQPFSLAFSHVFDEVASNEDIYKTVVHPLVLEAQAGGKSTLLCFGQTGSGKTYSMTAMERFIAEELFLCNRQEPQCDKAEVVLQCLELSGKLCRDLIGNSEVRVMEQGDNTVHFVNAESVSVSSVEDLMQALAQAKARRTTQSTERNDVSSRSHGVCQISLKTGGRLLLVDCAGTERRHDSLYHDRARQAESAEINASLYALKKCLRARAARDAHVSYRSSLLTRVLRDTLENPNSKLAILATIAPNGTDFEHSFETL